The Chthonomonas sp. genome includes a window with the following:
- a CDS encoding MFS transporter — MVETSPAAQPAPLWRRKGVAQLLLIALCAEIGYAVLNISTMPVYLREDRKFSEGVIGLVIVAFLLSEAIFKGPMGHFADKVGRRRFMVIGPGLTVFTALLTMLVPHTGWGVGETLALMLLRVLDGLGAAMLWPAAFALMGDMVPAKERQESMSLLNTCYLLGIALALPLGGIFNDVFGQYLAGLTGERTPSLYFAAVLFMGASYAAYRSCPSGREHRARVSDTSPTEHGGLAEFWSALKQIPEYIALGLITFAGIGFPMVVIKLFAKDQFQMSETQFGLLVLPGAAAMAALSVPMSRYGERIGRARAVHLGMGLCALGVSFIALGGFVPFFRSTLALGLGGIPLGIGFLLAIPAWYASVSEIDPNRRAVNIGAVMTAQGLGAIIGAPLGGWLYRNLQSINPEIGRYAPFTACALCVTAAWLTSLRIIRPAADDSAVSEPSR, encoded by the coding sequence ATGGTGGAGACATCTCCCGCTGCCCAACCTGCTCCGCTCTGGAGACGAAAAGGAGTCGCACAGCTACTGCTCATCGCGCTGTGCGCCGAAATCGGTTACGCGGTCCTCAACATTTCCACGATGCCGGTCTACTTGCGCGAGGATCGGAAGTTCTCCGAAGGCGTCATCGGCCTCGTCATCGTGGCTTTCCTATTGAGCGAGGCGATCTTTAAAGGGCCGATGGGCCACTTCGCGGACAAGGTGGGTCGTCGTCGGTTCATGGTCATTGGGCCGGGTCTGACTGTCTTCACGGCGCTCCTCACTATGCTTGTGCCGCACACCGGCTGGGGGGTGGGCGAGACGCTTGCGCTCATGCTCCTTCGCGTCCTTGACGGCCTGGGGGCAGCGATGCTGTGGCCCGCGGCATTTGCCCTCATGGGGGACATGGTGCCCGCAAAGGAGCGCCAGGAATCGATGTCGCTGCTGAACACGTGCTACCTGCTGGGGATCGCCTTGGCGTTGCCGCTTGGTGGAATCTTCAATGACGTCTTCGGTCAGTACCTCGCGGGACTCACCGGAGAGCGGACACCCTCGCTGTACTTCGCGGCGGTGCTCTTCATGGGAGCTTCCTACGCCGCCTATCGTAGCTGCCCGAGCGGTCGCGAACACCGCGCTCGGGTTTCGGACACTTCACCTACCGAGCACGGCGGCCTTGCTGAGTTTTGGTCAGCTTTGAAGCAAATTCCTGAGTACATTGCACTTGGATTGATCACCTTTGCGGGCATCGGATTCCCGATGGTCGTGATCAAACTCTTCGCGAAGGACCAGTTCCAAATGAGCGAGACCCAGTTCGGGTTGCTTGTGCTGCCCGGGGCGGCAGCGATGGCGGCCTTGTCGGTGCCAATGTCTCGCTACGGCGAGCGGATTGGTCGTGCGCGGGCAGTTCATTTGGGCATGGGACTGTGTGCGCTCGGGGTCTCGTTTATTGCCTTAGGTGGTTTTGTACCATTCTTCCGCAGCACGCTTGCACTCGGGCTCGGCGGTATTCCGCTGGGTATCGGGTTCTTGCTCGCCATCCCCGCGTGGTATGCCAGCGTGAGCGAAATCGACCCGAATCGCCGCGCGGTGAATATCGGGGCGGTCATGACGGCCCAGGGCTTGGGTGCGATTATTGGCGCGCCGCTGGGCGGCTGGCTGTACCGAAATCTACAATCGATCAATCCTGAAATTGGACGTTATGCGCCGTTCACAGCGTGCGCGCTCTGCGTCACCGCCGCTTGGCTTACGAGCCTGAGGATCATTCGTCCCGCAGCTGACGACTCAGCGGTCAGCGAGCCGAGTCGGTAG
- a CDS encoding M28 family peptidase: MHREHPQGFGPGKTDVMLRQAVLITLALVSAPSVSDVSQRHIERTLDAIATEPMHGRMTLSKGLGDAQAFIEREVRSMGLQPYRGSYRHTYELTAGYKIGPGNEVNLNGQTLKIESDFVPLANSAQDKKVTGELVWAGLGMVNDSRNDYANLDVKGKIVVVFRGTPAEGPRSGNAQKARLALDRGAIGIVFLGPQIGGALELPKLVSGQGLGRASGLVGIAIHQKFARALLGKSYADELKDPKPRVLPATLSMTTHTEPNRGKATNVIAVLPGTDPKLQYESIIVGAHLDHLGYAETGSLSGMEQIHFGADDNASGSAGILEIARYFATHRTNRRTLIFQWYSGEELGLLGSEAWAKDNVKALSRTHLMVNLDMIGRLRNGELTVFGADTSPSLRGLLSAMERPGIKLIPVGQSPGNSDQYSFSRRGVPVLFANTGLHQEYHTHKDTIATLNIPGMVTVCESVIGVIKAADALNEQLKFSPTGNVQPNQRSGERTGRRVRTGFIPDMSGSGPGLLITGTINGSPAALAGIKAGDRLLKFDGKPVNDVEDLQAVLSTAKPGVPVKLVILRDGAEIEVTITPTEAPNAG; this comes from the coding sequence ATGCACCGAGAGCACCCGCAGGGCTTCGGACCGGGTAAGACAGACGTCATGCTTCGCCAAGCGGTCTTGATCACTCTTGCGCTGGTCAGCGCCCCTTCGGTGTCGGACGTCAGCCAGCGCCACATCGAACGGACCCTCGACGCCATCGCCACCGAGCCCATGCATGGGCGCATGACGCTCTCCAAAGGTCTCGGTGACGCCCAAGCGTTCATCGAGCGAGAGGTCCGGTCCATGGGATTGCAGCCTTACAGGGGAAGCTACCGACACACTTACGAGCTCACGGCTGGATACAAGATCGGTCCAGGCAATGAGGTCAATCTAAACGGGCAAACCCTGAAGATCGAGTCCGACTTCGTACCGCTTGCCAACAGTGCGCAGGACAAGAAAGTCACCGGAGAGCTCGTATGGGCCGGGCTCGGGATGGTCAACGACAGCCGCAACGATTACGCAAACCTCGACGTGAAGGGCAAGATCGTCGTGGTCTTCCGCGGAACTCCGGCGGAGGGACCTCGCTCGGGCAACGCCCAGAAAGCCAGGCTGGCCCTCGACCGAGGCGCGATCGGCATCGTCTTCCTCGGTCCGCAGATCGGGGGCGCGTTAGAGCTACCAAAGCTTGTGAGCGGCCAGGGGCTGGGACGAGCGTCGGGTCTCGTTGGAATCGCGATCCACCAGAAGTTTGCGAGAGCACTCCTGGGCAAGTCCTATGCCGATGAGTTGAAAGACCCTAAACCGCGCGTGCTGCCGGCCACTTTGAGCATGACCACCCATACCGAGCCGAACCGCGGGAAGGCGACGAACGTCATTGCCGTGCTCCCGGGGACGGACCCCAAGCTGCAATACGAGAGCATCATCGTCGGCGCCCACTTGGACCACCTGGGCTACGCCGAGACCGGCTCGCTCTCCGGGATGGAGCAAATCCACTTCGGGGCGGATGACAACGCAAGCGGATCGGCAGGCATCCTCGAAATCGCTCGCTACTTTGCGACGCACCGCACCAACCGCAGGACCCTGATTTTCCAGTGGTACTCCGGGGAGGAACTCGGGCTACTGGGGAGCGAGGCCTGGGCCAAAGACAACGTGAAAGCGCTGTCCAGAACCCACCTCATGGTCAACTTGGACATGATTGGCCGGTTGCGCAACGGTGAGCTGACCGTCTTCGGTGCCGACACGAGCCCAAGCCTACGTGGATTGCTCAGTGCGATGGAGCGGCCGGGAATCAAGCTGATACCCGTCGGCCAGAGCCCTGGGAACAGCGACCAGTACTCCTTCAGCCGTCGCGGGGTCCCCGTGCTTTTCGCCAACACGGGGCTGCATCAGGAGTACCACACCCACAAGGACACCATCGCCACGCTCAACATCCCGGGCATGGTCACGGTTTGCGAGTCGGTGATTGGAGTGATCAAGGCGGCTGACGCGCTCAACGAGCAGTTGAAGTTTTCGCCTACAGGCAACGTGCAGCCGAATCAACGCAGCGGCGAGCGGACTGGGCGCCGCGTCCGAACCGGATTCATCCCAGATATGAGTGGGTCGGGTCCCGGGCTGCTGATCACCGGCACGATCAACGGAAGTCCCGCCGCCCTGGCAGGGATCAAG
- a CDS encoding AAA family ATPase has protein sequence MERAFVSNSMGHESPDFMSIFADGLPQFLDILPPVVREKLQTSPDLDSLVEVVLDYGRPAEIRYGGRVERMQNVMVSEHDIEYVVKSVGDFGDDNRAGIERTLHRVSGIRNRHGKVIGLTCRVGRAMEGTIDIIDDLVRSGKSILLLGRPGVGKTTKLREVARVLADDVEKRVVIVDTSNEIAGDGDVPHPGIGSARRMQVRRTNEQHSVMIEAVENHMPEVIVIDEIGNEAEAMAARTIAERGVQLVGTAHGQSLENLMLNPTLCDLIGGIQAVTLSDDEARRRGTQKTVLERKAPPTFDVVVELLEYDRLAVHSNVQKTVDLILRGVPPKPEVRVRRAGSVEVVQMEVAPDLDAPGFNERFPSLSQRPEAEPPKPSRRNGRHEITSLRPIEPAAAPPQPPMERRDPKTPNLLRIYPYGIARTRLERAVRERKVNAYIVNDISQADAVIAMRSTYQSRPAKLRELNRPILTAVVKSNTFSQIAAALEDLMEQFSKVQDHESGAIDDVVHGVEQVMATNRPVELKPQDARNRKMQIQLAESKKIAAEAVGQEPDRYVRLLPTRLADR, from the coding sequence ATGGAGCGAGCATTCGTCTCAAACTCCATGGGGCACGAATCGCCAGATTTCATGTCGATCTTTGCAGATGGTCTCCCGCAGTTCCTCGATATTCTCCCGCCCGTAGTCCGCGAGAAGCTGCAAACCTCACCTGACCTAGACAGCCTGGTCGAGGTGGTACTGGACTACGGACGTCCGGCAGAAATCCGCTACGGCGGCCGCGTCGAGCGGATGCAAAACGTGATGGTGTCCGAGCACGACATCGAGTACGTGGTCAAGTCAGTCGGCGATTTCGGTGACGACAACCGCGCCGGTATCGAGCGCACGCTTCATCGCGTATCGGGCATCAGGAATCGCCACGGCAAGGTCATCGGCCTTACGTGCCGCGTGGGCCGGGCGATGGAAGGGACTATCGATATCATCGACGATCTTGTCCGCAGCGGCAAGTCGATCTTGCTGCTGGGGCGACCGGGCGTCGGTAAGACCACTAAGCTTCGCGAAGTCGCCCGCGTGCTCGCAGACGATGTCGAGAAACGGGTCGTCATCGTGGACACCTCAAACGAAATCGCAGGCGACGGCGACGTACCCCACCCGGGCATTGGCAGCGCACGACGCATGCAGGTCCGTCGAACGAACGAGCAGCACTCGGTCATGATCGAAGCGGTCGAGAACCACATGCCGGAGGTCATCGTCATTGATGAGATCGGCAATGAGGCCGAGGCAATGGCCGCCCGCACCATCGCGGAGCGCGGGGTGCAGTTGGTCGGCACCGCCCACGGCCAGTCGCTAGAGAATTTGATGCTGAACCCGACCCTTTGCGACCTGATTGGTGGCATCCAGGCGGTCACGCTCTCGGACGATGAGGCGCGCCGACGCGGCACTCAGAAAACGGTGCTGGAGCGCAAAGCCCCACCAACCTTCGATGTCGTCGTCGAACTGCTGGAGTACGACCGGCTCGCCGTTCACAGCAACGTGCAGAAGACGGTCGATCTGATCCTCCGAGGGGTCCCGCCGAAGCCCGAAGTCCGGGTTCGTCGCGCGGGCAGTGTCGAGGTGGTGCAGATGGAAGTCGCACCCGATCTCGACGCCCCGGGCTTCAACGAGCGATTCCCGAGCCTCTCGCAGCGCCCGGAGGCCGAGCCACCCAAGCCTTCGCGCCGAAACGGCCGCCACGAAATCACCTCGCTACGCCCCATCGAGCCCGCTGCTGCCCCACCGCAGCCGCCGATGGAACGGCGAGATCCCAAGACTCCGAACTTACTGCGGATTTACCCGTACGGAATTGCGCGGACCCGCCTGGAGCGAGCGGTGCGCGAGCGAAAGGTCAACGCCTACATCGTCAACGACATCAGCCAGGCCGACGCGGTGATCGCGATGCGATCGACTTACCAGAGTCGGCCCGCCAAGCTGCGCGAGCTCAACCGACCGATCCTGACGGCGGTGGTGAAGAGCAACACGTTCAGCCAGATCGCCGCCGCGCTTGAGGACCTGATGGAGCAGTTCAGCAAGGTGCAAGACCATGAGTCGGGCGCGATCGACGACGTGGTGCATGGCGTCGAACAGGTGATGGCCACGAACCGGCCGGTTGAGCTCAAACCGCAGGACGCACGCAATCGAAAAATGCAGATCCAGCTAGCGGAGAGCAAGAAAATCGCGGCGGAAGCGGTCGGCCAAGAGCCGGATCGATACGTGCGATTGCTACCGACTCGGCTCGCTGACCGCTGA